The following proteins are co-located in the Plectropomus leopardus isolate mb unplaced genomic scaffold, YSFRI_Pleo_2.0 unplaced_scaffold27916, whole genome shotgun sequence genome:
- the LOC121937932 gene encoding vascular endothelial growth factor receptor 2-like: protein MCFSPEESKGLNQQLPATPNFSQLLRCKSKESLASESSNQTSGYQSGYHSDDTDTPIYANEEVIMKHNMLKKPPLPKTPDKFNMEIRYSTPPV, encoded by the exons ATGTGCTTCTCTCCAGAGGAGTCGAAGGGTTTGAATCAACAGCTGCCAGCTACGCCCAACTTCAG cCAGCTGCTGCGCTGTAAGAGTAAAGAGTCTCTGGCTTCTGAGTCATCCAATCAGACGAGCGGATACCAGTCAGGGTACCACTCTGACGACACAGACACCCCGATCTACGCCAACGAGGAGGTGATCATGAAGCACAACATGCTGAAGAAGCCTCCGCTGCCCAAGACGCCGGACAAATTCAACATGGAGATCCGTTACAGCACACCACCTGTCTGA